The Thermoproteota archaeon genome includes a window with the following:
- a CDS encoding acetyl ornithine aminotransferase family protein, translating to MDVPRIVVTPPGPKAREILERDSKVISPSYVRFYPLVVERGEGSLLYDVDGNVYIDLNSGLGVMNVGHAHPEVVKAIKRQAEKLLHYSNTDFYYEESVKFAEKLVSIAPGNFGKKVFFSNSGTESVEAAIKLARWRTKRQYIIGFIGSFHGRTYGSLSITSSKPVQRAGFSPLVPGIVHVPYPYSYRCPFGASPDDPEECANRTIAFIEDWVFGKFVPPEEVAAFIFEPIQGEGGYIVPPENFIPQLRKLADEHGILLIDDEVQAGMGRTGKWWAIQHFGVDPDILTSAKALGGGLPIGATIAREEVMTWPGGSHASTFGGNPVSCASGLATINVIEREKLVERAAVLGKKVMTLLNEWKEKYEIVGDVRGKGLMIGIEIVEDKASRKKAPDLAHEIMMRAWKSGVAIITAGVNALRVFPPLNIEEEYLFRALEIVEDKIKEIS from the coding sequence ATGGATGTACCTAGGATAGTCGTCACTCCCCCAGGCCCAAAGGCTAGGGAGATTTTGGAGAGGGATTCCAAGGTGATATCCCCCTCCTATGTGCGGTTCTACCCCCTTGTTGTGGAGAGAGGTGAAGGATCTCTCCTCTACGACGTGGATGGCAATGTGTACATAGACCTCAACTCGGGTCTGGGAGTAATGAATGTAGGACACGCCCATCCTGAGGTGGTCAAGGCCATAAAAAGGCAGGCGGAGAAGCTCCTCCACTACTCGAACACTGACTTCTACTACGAGGAATCTGTAAAATTTGCCGAGAAACTAGTCTCTATTGCCCCCGGTAACTTTGGAAAGAAGGTTTTCTTCTCTAACAGCGGAACAGAGTCGGTCGAGGCGGCAATAAAGCTAGCTAGATGGAGGACCAAGAGGCAGTACATAATCGGATTCATTGGCTCATTCCACGGAAGGACTTACGGATCTCTCAGCATAACCTCGAGCAAGCCGGTGCAGAGAGCCGGTTTTTCCCCATTAGTCCCAGGGATAGTGCATGTCCCGTACCCTTACTCCTATAGATGTCCGTTTGGAGCATCACCCGACGATCCGGAGGAGTGTGCCAACAGAACAATAGCCTTCATAGAGGATTGGGTCTTCGGGAAGTTCGTCCCGCCCGAGGAGGTGGCCGCTTTCATATTCGAACCAATTCAAGGTGAGGGAGGTTATATCGTTCCTCCAGAAAACTTCATTCCCCAGCTGAGGAAGCTCGCTGATGAGCATGGGATACTGCTGATAGATGACGAGGTTCAGGCCGGAATGGGCAGGACTGGGAAGTGGTGGGCCATCCAGCACTTCGGAGTTGATCCCGACATCCTTACCAGTGCTAAGGCCTTGGGTGGTGGGCTCCCAATAGGGGCCACGATAGCGAGGGAGGAGGTGATGACATGGCCCGGAGGATCCCACGCCTCCACATTCGGAGGTAACCCAGTATCCTGCGCCTCCGGCTTAGCCACAATAAATGTGATAGAGAGAGAAAAGCTGGTGGAAAGGGCCGCAGTACTGGGTAAGAAGGTGATGACGCTGCTTAACGAGTGGAAGGAGAAGTACGAGATAGTTGGCGATGTGAGAGGCAAGGGCCTCATGATAGGGATTGAGATAGTGGAGGACAAAGCCAGCAGGAAGAAGGCCCCGGACTTGGCTCACGAGATAATGATGAGGGCTTGGAAATCGGGTGTGGCGATAATAACGGCAGGGGTGAACGCTCTCAGGGTATTCCCACCGCTGAACATAGAGGAGGAGTACCTGTTCAGAGCCTTGGAGATAGTAGAGGACAAGATAAAGGAGATCTCTTAA
- a CDS encoding helix-turn-helix domain-containing protein, with the protein MVKTLIPSVRALVAKELITKYKLRQIDVAKMLGVTQAAISQYLRGARGNIIDLRNDKEIMRIVNRIATGLINKDLTKKDLSILICEICYQARKKRIYCKSGMRIQGKYAEAADLMCMEYDIPREKGELRNVVNKLLQGSSGE; encoded by the coding sequence GTGGTTAAGACGCTCATTCCGTCTGTAAGGGCCCTCGTAGCCAAGGAACTCATAACTAAGTACAAGCTCAGACAGATAGACGTGGCTAAGATGCTTGGGGTTACCCAAGCGGCCATAAGCCAGTACCTGAGGGGGGCAAGGGGCAACATAATAGATCTGAGGAATGACAAGGAGATCATGAGGATAGTCAACAGGATAGCTACTGGGCTGATAAACAAGGACCTCACGAAGAAGGACCTTTCCATCCTCATCTGTGAGATATGCTACCAAGCTAGGAAGAAGAGGATCTACTGCAAGTCGGGCATGAGGATCCAAGGAAAGTACGCGGAAGCCGCTGATCTGATGTGCATGGAATACGATATCCCCAGAGAGAAGGGAGAGCTCAGGAATGTAGTCAATAAACTGCTCCAAGGATCCAGTGGAGAATGA
- a CDS encoding nucleoside-diphosphate kinase codes for MDPLSYFEREDEVERPVFAELKDKFTSEADEEHISSLPKMTFAMVKPDAFVRGLAPEVISRLKESGLIPVAMKVTEMDETLIDELYMFVKQKYFDSWWIMPKVFSQAPVIPMILIGDPGEFEHLSAKLRDIIGPTTPDAGKPGNLRYDLKGTNRVLNIIHAADDPAAAVREASVFFDLDEILDAMLSTEEVRYDPNEIVPEEPVNLLRWRTFNEVKLEALDYIDIRRAEIQELLDREAEVVAKELPIDEERLALKETEAKLSLIASEVVREIDRELVRNARLPADPKGKGKLAERLEDSLVAATMIKLLSDERALSNESDFDKLLMFSLSRELIGSGWGEVVVHSTWAVMPQMVRDLEKNNKVIVSSS; via the coding sequence ATGGATCCACTAAGCTACTTCGAAAGGGAAGACGAGGTCGAGAGGCCCGTCTTCGCGGAGCTCAAGGATAAGTTCACCTCCGAGGCCGACGAGGAGCACATCTCCTCGCTACCCAAGATGACCTTCGCCATGGTGAAGCCTGATGCGTTCGTGCGAGGCCTCGCTCCAGAGGTCATAAGCAGGCTGAAAGAATCCGGACTTATTCCCGTAGCAATGAAGGTCACCGAGATGGACGAGACCCTCATAGATGAGCTCTACATGTTCGTGAAGCAGAAGTACTTCGATTCTTGGTGGATTATGCCCAAGGTATTCAGCCAGGCCCCGGTGATCCCGATGATCCTAATTGGGGACCCCGGGGAGTTCGAGCACCTGAGCGCCAAGCTGAGGGACATAATCGGCCCGACAACTCCGGATGCTGGTAAACCGGGGAACCTGAGGTATGACCTGAAGGGTACCAACAGGGTGCTCAACATCATACACGCCGCGGACGATCCCGCAGCCGCTGTAAGGGAGGCCAGCGTATTCTTTGATCTGGATGAGATCTTGGATGCGATGCTCTCCACGGAGGAGGTCAGATATGATCCGAATGAGATAGTGCCGGAGGAGCCGGTGAACCTCCTGAGGTGGAGGACATTCAACGAGGTCAAGCTGGAGGCATTGGACTATATAGACATCAGGAGAGCTGAGATCCAAGAACTTTTAGACAGAGAAGCCGAAGTAGTTGCTAAGGAGTTGCCCATAGATGAGGAAAGGCTCGCTCTCAAGGAAACGGAGGCTAAATTGTCCCTAATTGCTAGCGAGGTCGTGAGGGAGATAGATAGGGAGCTCGTCAGGAATGCTAGGCTTCCAGCAGATCCCAAGGGTAAAGGCAAGCTCGCTGAGAGGCTGGAGGATTCCCTAGTGGCAGCGACAATGATTAAGCTGCTCAGTGATGAGAGGGCCCTCTCTAACGAGAGCGATTTCGACAAACTGCTCATGTTCAGTCTGTCGAGGGAATTGATTGGATCGGGATGGGGAGAGGTAGTCGTTCATAGCACTTGGGCGGTAATGCCCCAAATGGTGAGGGATCTCGAGAAGAATAATAAGGTGATCGTTTCCTCATCCTAA
- a CDS encoding STT3 domain-containing protein — MPDDGVKGGLVDVLVIAVTYIIGAFIRVLPTFKYGAHLTADDPLLHYRITEYLVKTGHLPTFDPLAWHPWSYNPSEVLPILHYYTGATIYKIASLFGFNDLYTVVVYIPVVFAPLVVIPVYLLAKELWGRSAAVTSAFAISLSWAYINRSLAGWYRHEQFAIPLLMTSMYFTIKAMGSEEEWKVLAYSGLSGLFLVYSAGVWAGFKALYDGYALLLMILLLLNRLDWREGLALGLPPLYVLLASFGFLSNQAYRKLYISVESTLVWASLLAALVYISLPKINVRALSERRRIVSVGVGLILLVAFFALGIYQPLTGRLMRVLFPSVKLPQGNVVETVAEHGAGATVETLTTLLIPGVLGLFFLLVEGWRNDDELMISLMTLISLYFATSIVRLPPLAAPFVALVSGFFAYRIVVFSEPYMKKVRSLERAKKKRGGSLPISKKLVMMKVPITIMILLVVLPVAFQGHIRNYGAGHSEYVLTFQEAMEYPLGFTEGWKDALEWLKHNTKPDEVVISWWDYGYWMQTGAGKITIVDGLTINSTQIRLVAKAFIGPEERMLDLASRFNATYVVVDVPREVGQFSGGGKWVAMAWIAGEFQHSPYRPDEARKWFAQDLQKFFIYDKTTGRSLPTDYTLNTTLYKMALNAIGGAKLNYFDLVHVGKNKGYVEVAIFKVKG, encoded by the coding sequence TTGCCCGATGATGGCGTGAAGGGTGGGTTGGTCGATGTTCTCGTCATAGCAGTCACTTACATCATAGGCGCTTTCATAAGGGTCCTCCCCACCTTCAAGTACGGGGCCCACCTAACCGCTGACGACCCGTTGCTGCACTACAGGATAACGGAGTACCTAGTGAAGACGGGGCACCTGCCGACCTTCGATCCCCTAGCTTGGCATCCCTGGAGCTATAATCCTAGCGAGGTGCTGCCCATACTTCACTACTACACTGGTGCCACGATCTACAAGATCGCATCTCTCTTCGGTTTCAACGACCTTTACACTGTTGTGGTGTACATTCCAGTGGTATTCGCTCCGCTGGTGGTCATACCAGTCTACCTGCTGGCTAAGGAGCTGTGGGGTAGGTCGGCGGCCGTAACGTCTGCATTTGCCATCTCCCTATCTTGGGCCTACATAAACAGGTCCCTAGCAGGATGGTACAGGCACGAGCAATTCGCCATTCCCCTGCTCATGACCTCCATGTACTTCACGATAAAGGCCATGGGGAGTGAGGAGGAATGGAAGGTGCTGGCTTACTCCGGACTTAGCGGTCTCTTCCTAGTTTACTCAGCAGGGGTATGGGCGGGATTCAAGGCGCTCTACGACGGCTACGCATTGCTCCTCATGATCCTCCTCTTACTGAATAGGCTGGACTGGCGTGAGGGTCTGGCATTGGGGTTGCCCCCCCTCTATGTGTTACTGGCCAGCTTCGGATTCCTCTCCAACCAAGCTTACAGGAAGCTCTACATAAGCGTGGAGAGCACGCTCGTCTGGGCCTCTTTACTGGCGGCTCTAGTCTACATCTCCCTCCCAAAGATCAACGTGAGGGCCCTGAGCGAGCGGAGGAGGATTGTATCCGTTGGGGTCGGGCTGATCCTGCTCGTTGCGTTCTTCGCCTTGGGCATATACCAGCCCCTTACGGGCAGGCTGATGAGGGTTCTATTCCCCTCAGTAAAGCTTCCACAGGGAAATGTCGTCGAAACCGTGGCTGAGCATGGTGCTGGAGCGACTGTGGAGACCCTGACCACGCTCCTAATACCTGGAGTGCTGGGCCTCTTCTTCCTTCTGGTGGAGGGATGGAGGAACGACGACGAGCTCATGATAAGCCTCATGACCCTGATATCCCTCTACTTCGCCACAAGTATAGTGAGGCTGCCCCCCTTAGCCGCGCCATTCGTGGCGCTCGTGTCGGGTTTCTTCGCTTACAGGATAGTGGTGTTCTCGGAGCCTTACATGAAGAAGGTGAGATCCCTAGAGAGGGCTAAGAAGAAGAGAGGCGGTAGTCTCCCCATATCCAAGAAGCTGGTGATGATGAAGGTTCCCATCACGATAATGATCCTCTTGGTGGTGCTTCCAGTCGCCTTCCAAGGTCACATAAGGAATTACGGGGCTGGACACTCCGAGTACGTCCTCACCTTCCAAGAGGCCATGGAGTACCCGCTCGGCTTCACTGAGGGATGGAAGGATGCGTTGGAGTGGTTAAAGCATAATACAAAGCCCGATGAGGTCGTAATCTCCTGGTGGGACTACGGTTACTGGATGCAGACCGGAGCGGGGAAGATAACGATTGTTGACGGGCTCACCATAAACTCCACCCAGATAAGGCTCGTGGCCAAGGCCTTTATAGGTCCCGAGGAGAGGATGTTAGACCTAGCAAGCAGATTCAACGCCACCTACGTCGTCGTTGATGTGCCCAGAGAGGTGGGACAGTTCTCGGGAGGTGGTAAGTGGGTAGCCATGGCTTGGATAGCTGGAGAGTTCCAACACAGCCCCTACAGACCTGATGAGGCTAGGAAGTGGTTCGCTCAAGACCTCCAGAAGTTCTTCATCTACGATAAAACCACGGGGCGCTCTCTTCCTACGGATTACACGCTGAATACCACTTTATACAAGATGGCCCTCAACGCGATAGGTGGAGCCAAGCTGAACTACTTCGACTTGGTTCACGTGGGTAAGAATAAAGGGTATGTCGAGGTGGCCATCTTCAAGGTCAAGGGGTGA
- a CDS encoding DMT family transporter gives MVRSEPPLNPKLALAVGIAAVSTASILIRFSDSNPLIIAGYRMAFASLLMLILSASSLKQLRGLSSTEKGILLLSGVSLAAHFGTWTASLKYTSIAASTVIVDSSPIFVVLLSYLALGERVNSKEAAGIAISFLGASTIAMGHIDKGSNLFGDFLALIGSISLAAYLVAGRRLRGRLDLAPYTASVYGISGISLLLTAGAFCIPLSGYPLKEWAIFLALALIPSGLGHNSYNYALKYLKASIVSVSILGEPIGASILAAILLGELPRVTTVIGGALVLGGIYTAVTSQRGAPDGKC, from the coding sequence ATGGTGAGATCGGAACCGCCCTTAAACCCGAAACTAGCGCTGGCCGTGGGTATAGCGGCAGTATCCACTGCGAGCATACTGATAAGGTTCAGCGACAGTAACCCCCTAATCATAGCAGGTTACAGGATGGCCTTCGCCTCCCTCCTCATGTTAATCCTCTCTGCAAGCTCCCTAAAACAACTAAGAGGTCTCTCCAGCACGGAAAAAGGGATCCTCCTCTTATCCGGGGTGAGCTTGGCGGCGCACTTTGGTACATGGACGGCCAGCTTGAAGTATACCTCTATAGCTGCAAGCACGGTCATAGTGGACTCTTCACCCATATTCGTGGTCCTCCTCTCCTATCTGGCGTTAGGTGAGAGGGTAAACTCTAAGGAGGCGGCGGGCATAGCGATATCCTTTCTGGGTGCATCGACAATCGCGATGGGCCACATAGATAAGGGGTCCAATCTATTCGGAGATTTCCTCGCACTGATAGGATCTATATCCCTAGCAGCATATTTAGTGGCTGGGAGGAGGTTGAGGGGGAGGCTCGATCTCGCGCCGTACACGGCATCGGTTTACGGGATATCTGGTATTTCGCTCCTCCTAACAGCTGGAGCTTTCTGCATCCCCCTCTCTGGCTATCCTCTAAAGGAGTGGGCGATATTCCTAGCGCTGGCTCTCATCCCTAGCGGATTAGGGCATAACTCCTACAACTACGCCCTAAAGTACCTGAAGGCCTCCATCGTCAGCGTATCCATACTAGGGGAGCCTATTGGCGCATCCATCTTGGCTGCAATCCTGCTGGGTGAGTTACCCCGTGTCACGACGGTTATTGGGGGCGCCCTAGTTTTAGGTGGGATCTATACAGCCGTCACCTCACAGCGAGGTGCTCCTGATGGGAAGTGTTAG
- a CDS encoding nucleotidyltransferase family protein — MGSVREVVILAGGRSTRFGRDKLTYKIDGKEIIVMVAEAAREITEKVILSVRSDEDGERLSKLTGLDYRVDEPLPCTGPIRGVLSSVKEEYTLLLPADLPWVDGDVLKSFLGICRSSSVHICGLLWSAKGRYLDPMIAHIRSLEPLIHVRRACPLKNVRVTDIHRAASSLLMISAGLLDDPWRLLDVDRPEDLTRREGKWEKELLYIAPRTLGDPYRRAIEELERGSLSRAREMFNLELLVFQDVENIRDHVSRDLRSLGGKDGGSDR, encoded by the coding sequence ATGGGAAGTGTTAGGGAAGTAGTTATCCTAGCCGGGGGGAGGAGCACCAGATTCGGGAGGGATAAACTGACCTACAAAATCGACGGTAAAGAGATAATAGTTATGGTGGCTGAAGCAGCTCGGGAAATAACGGAGAAAGTCATTCTCTCGGTTAGAAGTGATGAGGATGGCGAGAGACTCTCCAAATTGACTGGGTTGGACTACAGGGTTGATGAACCGCTACCCTGCACGGGCCCCATCCGGGGAGTGCTCTCCTCGGTCAAAGAGGAGTACACTCTGCTGCTCCCTGCTGACCTGCCTTGGGTGGATGGTGATGTGTTGAAGTCCTTTCTGGGGATATGCAGGAGCTCCTCAGTCCATATCTGTGGTCTCCTGTGGTCCGCTAAGGGAAGGTACTTGGATCCGATGATCGCTCACATCCGCTCCTTGGAACCGCTGATCCATGTAAGGAGGGCCTGTCCTCTGAAGAACGTGAGAGTGACCGATATCCATAGGGCCGCTTCCTCCCTCCTGATGATCTCAGCTGGTCTTCTGGATGACCCTTGGAGGCTCTTAGATGTAGACAGACCCGAAGATCTCACAAGAAGGGAGGGAAAATGGGAAAAAGAACTCCTATACATCGCTCCCAGAACCTTGGGAGACCCCTACAGGAGGGCCATCGAGGAACTAGAGAGAGGGTCCCTCAGCCGAGCCCGTGAGATGTTTAATTTGGAGCTGCTCGTGTTTCAAGATGTGGAAAACATCCGCGATCATGTGAGCAGGGACCTGAGATCACTGGGTGGGAAGGATGGAGGTAGTGATAGATAA
- a CDS encoding ArsR family transcriptional regulator, whose protein sequence is MRTKRKVEEDLSEAPLSKLLSEIRKFEEKYGKSFQEFISSLREDRASMEELADGFLWEQYVSEILRRSSLGRLELSVEDAKKLTEIFTPARLEIMGYLAKKKEATVSEIARSLRRPVGSVSEMLKILESKGLVKSERRGKRKVYSLLVREILLRMG, encoded by the coding sequence ATGAGGACTAAAAGGAAGGTGGAGGAAGATCTGTCTGAGGCCCCTTTATCCAAGCTATTAAGCGAGATCAGGAAGTTCGAGGAAAAGTACGGGAAGAGCTTCCAGGAATTCATTTCCTCGTTGAGGGAGGATAGAGCGAGCATGGAGGAACTGGCCGACGGGTTCTTATGGGAGCAGTACGTGAGCGAGATCCTCAGGAGATCCTCCCTGGGAAGGCTTGAACTGAGCGTTGAGGACGCCAAGAAGCTCACCGAGATCTTCACTCCAGCTAGATTGGAGATAATGGGCTACCTAGCCAAGAAGAAGGAGGCCACGGTGTCGGAGATAGCTCGCTCCCTGAGGAGACCTGTTGGTTCAGTGTCCGAGATGTTGAAGATCCTCGAGTCCAAGGGACTGGTGAAGTCGGAGAGGAGGGGAAAGAGGAAGGTCTATAGCCTGCTGGTGAGGGAGATCTTACTCAGAATGGGATAG
- a CDS encoding DUF711 family protein produces MRFRAVTLHVRDPEDYLSYSDLLKKVSSKLESFTTRVVSPRPGDELDLDLKAVYSGEGLEGFDKAWELLKGGYFTSVSLGRDPYAAHLGYTASFIRRVSEELGPEYGTMLAVTSDPPPEGPYFPASRSSSLGLSASLLYPSDLYGALYEAEEPDTTIRHVLSLIFSEAYEEFVDTVGDEAPVLGMDYSLSPWMDESSAHVVSLMARAPFMSPGTARAILELNRSIEETSKGLKPLGYNEVMLPMAEDNLLKQMALEGSLTARDLVSLTPYCIAGLDMVILPRSTPDREIAALIGDVLASSYVKNRVLGVRIILVDGEPGEEVELGRFGKVPVMRVN; encoded by the coding sequence ATGAGGTTCAGGGCAGTTACCCTACATGTGAGGGACCCGGAGGATTACCTCTCCTACTCGGACCTGCTTAAGAAAGTTTCATCCAAGCTGGAGTCCTTCACAACTAGGGTAGTATCACCTAGACCGGGAGATGAGCTAGACCTCGATCTTAAAGCGGTATACTCTGGTGAGGGATTAGAGGGTTTCGATAAGGCGTGGGAACTGCTCAAGGGGGGCTATTTCACCTCCGTGTCCCTGGGGAGAGATCCCTACGCGGCTCATCTAGGGTACACGGCTTCCTTCATAAGGAGGGTGTCCGAGGAGCTCGGTCCGGAGTACGGAACGATGCTCGCGGTTACGTCAGATCCACCGCCCGAGGGACCTTACTTCCCAGCATCTAGGTCCTCCTCCCTCGGATTGAGCGCCTCCCTCCTCTACCCCTCGGATCTTTACGGGGCCCTCTACGAGGCGGAGGAGCCAGACACAACAATAAGGCACGTGCTTTCCCTCATATTCAGTGAGGCTTACGAGGAATTCGTAGATACCGTGGGGGATGAGGCTCCGGTACTTGGTATGGATTACTCTCTCAGTCCATGGATGGATGAGAGCTCGGCTCATGTTGTTAGCCTCATGGCTAGGGCTCCTTTCATGTCCCCAGGAACGGCAAGAGCAATATTGGAACTCAACAGATCCATAGAGGAGACCTCCAAGGGACTGAAGCCCTTAGGCTACAACGAGGTAATGCTCCCAATGGCCGAGGACAACCTCCTCAAGCAGATGGCGCTTGAGGGATCCCTCACCGCCAGAGACTTGGTCTCCCTCACTCCTTACTGTATAGCCGGCTTGGATATGGTCATCCTGCCTAGGTCCACGCCCGACAGGGAGATAGCTGCGCTTATAGGTGACGTCCTGGCTTCGAGCTACGTTAAAAACAGGGTTCTCGGCGTCAGGATCATTTTAGTGGATGGGGAACCGGGGGAGGAGGTGGAGCTGGGCAGGTTCGGTAAGGTCCCGGTGATGAGGGTGAACTAG
- the trxB gene encoding thioredoxin-disulfide reductase, with protein MSFGAFLMPVKSEEGLPRDWDVIIVGGGPGGLTAGIYLARYGLRTLVIEKDTPGGKVSINPVVENYPGFTYITGEELSKIFHEHASKAGVKILFPEEVVRLDLRGDWKKVYTRSGKEFSARALIIATGAEDKRLEVPGEMEFYGKGVSYCAVCDGPLFKGKKIVVVGGGNTAAVSTLYLAKLASKVILVHRRDKLRAEQALVDQVMGLPNVDFRWKSVVVEIVGDERVRGVRIRDLESGEEELVEVDGVFIFVGVIPQSHIAKQAGVKTDEKGFILVDYWQRTNCFAVYAVGDVTGEPMQIAKAVGDGVKAATDIHDRIFGGAYGEPKASWHPTPCIPED; from the coding sequence ATGAGCTTCGGAGCGTTTCTCATGCCCGTCAAGAGTGAGGAGGGGCTTCCTCGGGACTGGGACGTGATAATTGTGGGTGGCGGGCCCGGTGGATTGACAGCTGGCATATACCTAGCTAGGTATGGACTCAGAACCCTAGTCATAGAGAAGGACACGCCGGGCGGCAAGGTGTCCATAAATCCCGTGGTGGAGAATTACCCGGGCTTCACCTACATCACGGGAGAGGAGCTCTCCAAGATATTCCACGAGCATGCCAGCAAAGCGGGGGTTAAGATCCTATTTCCTGAGGAGGTGGTGAGGCTAGACCTGAGAGGTGATTGGAAGAAAGTGTACACAAGGAGCGGTAAGGAGTTCTCAGCTAGGGCCCTGATCATCGCGACTGGTGCCGAGGATAAGAGGTTGGAGGTTCCTGGGGAGATGGAGTTTTACGGTAAGGGGGTGAGCTACTGTGCCGTCTGCGACGGACCCCTCTTCAAGGGGAAGAAGATAGTGGTCGTCGGTGGGGGGAACACAGCAGCAGTTTCCACGCTTTACCTAGCTAAGCTAGCCAGTAAGGTGATTTTAGTGCATAGAAGGGACAAGTTGAGGGCCGAGCAGGCTCTGGTGGATCAGGTGATGGGCCTTCCGAACGTCGATTTCAGGTGGAAGAGTGTGGTAGTGGAGATAGTCGGTGACGAGAGAGTGAGAGGGGTTAGGATAAGGGACTTGGAGAGTGGTGAGGAGGAACTGGTTGAGGTTGATGGCGTCTTCATCTTCGTGGGAGTCATCCCCCAGAGCCACATCGCCAAGCAGGCTGGCGTCAAGACGGATGAAAAGGGATTCATCTTGGTGGACTACTGGCAGAGGACCAACTGCTTCGCCGTCTACGCGGTGGGTGATGTTACGGGTGAGCCCATGCAGATAGCCAAGGCTGTGGGAGATGGGGTCAAGGCGGCCACGGACATACACGACAGGATATTTGGTGGCGCTTACGGGGAGCCCAAAGCCTCTTGGCATCCCACTCCCTGCATCCCAGAGGACTAG
- a CDS encoding ASCH domain-containing protein, producing the protein MKKLKFRGKYKDRILSGEKRATLRRETKLRPGDRVLVEAGEEEIGEAIIEEISEIKVEELTDEHAREDGFSNLEELLRELSSIYGKDVLSKGTKLKLIKFDMRPKVEGEK; encoded by the coding sequence ATGAAGAAGCTCAAATTTAGGGGGAAGTACAAGGATAGAATATTGAGCGGGGAAAAGAGGGCCACATTGAGACGGGAAACTAAGTTAAGGCCTGGGGATAGGGTCTTGGTGGAGGCCGGTGAGGAGGAAATAGGAGAGGCAATAATCGAGGAGATCTCGGAAATTAAAGTAGAGGAGCTAACCGATGAGCACGCTAGGGAGGACGGTTTTTCCAACCTAGAAGAGCTGTTGAGGGAGCTCAGCTCCATCTATGGGAAGGATGTCCTGAGCAAGGGGACCAAACTAAAGTTGATAAAGTTCGACATGAGGCCCAAGGTGGAGGGAGAAAAATGA